A genomic segment from Actinomyces lilanjuaniae encodes:
- a CDS encoding tetratricopeptide repeat protein, translating to MRIRRRAGADGPGRRDGQRQEGPEDPARRTARLRRRRRLLLVGALPATALVVLTAWCLAVFGLTLAAGRAYTDGDYETASSRYRQVAALNPWLEQWRVHYNIGTALYSAGDLTGAQGLLETALEEVPQEESIDPETGYKPADSPECRVRYNLALTHLALAAQAQDEGGTQAFEEHVGAAARAAGECEVPSPQSADDPSQDPSASPLAPLRDPGTAEPQEQPSSGGSSAATPSPEPGSPTPTPSAEASRRPPPRRGPPRRPR from the coding sequence GTGAGGATCCGACGGAGGGCAGGGGCCGACGGCCCCGGCAGGCGGGACGGGCAGCGGCAGGAGGGGCCGGAGGACCCGGCGCGTCGCACGGCTCGCCTGCGTCGCCGTCGTCGGCTGCTGCTGGTGGGGGCGCTGCCCGCCACCGCCCTGGTGGTGCTGACGGCGTGGTGCCTGGCGGTGTTCGGTCTCACGCTGGCGGCCGGGCGGGCCTACACGGACGGCGACTATGAGACGGCCTCCTCCCGCTACCGCCAGGTGGCTGCGCTCAACCCCTGGCTGGAGCAGTGGCGCGTGCACTACAACATCGGTACCGCCCTGTACTCCGCCGGGGATCTCACGGGCGCCCAGGGGCTCCTGGAGACGGCCCTGGAGGAGGTGCCGCAGGAGGAGTCCATTGATCCCGAGACCGGCTACAAGCCCGCCGACTCCCCGGAGTGCCGAGTGCGCTACAACCTGGCCCTCACCCACCTGGCTCTAGCCGCCCAGGCCCAGGATGAGGGCGGGACGCAGGCCTTTGAGGAGCACGTGGGCGCTGCGGCCCGGGCTGCCGGGGAGTGTGAGGTGCCCTCGCCACAGTCCGCTGACGACCCCAGCCAGGATCCCAGCGCCTCCCCTCTGGCACCCCTCCGGGACCCGGGGACGGCCGAGCCGCAGGAGCAGCCCTCCTCCGGCGGAAGCTCCGCAGCGACCCCGTCGCCGGAGCCGGGCTCCCCCACGCCGACACCTTCTGCCGAGGCCTCCCGCAGACCTCCTCCTCGGCGGGGCCCTCCCAGGAGGCCTCGGTGA
- a CDS encoding NUDIX domain-containing protein gives MPAISRLSRLVVAAAVVDSLSEPTALLCAARSYPPELAGRFELPGGKVEPGETPTQALVRELAEEVSLTVRLGTELVPPAGRAAAPPCASPAQPSAAAYGDDAPAWPVTAGLRMRVWLAEPADHTDTGTAGTSHQLLEWTALDVVTGLPWLEADVAIIDTLLEELGRLPRRF, from the coding sequence GTGCCTGCCATCTCCCGGCTCTCCCGGCTTGTCGTCGCCGCTGCCGTGGTCGACTCCCTGTCTGAGCCCACGGCGCTGCTGTGTGCAGCGCGCTCCTACCCGCCCGAGCTAGCGGGACGCTTCGAGCTTCCCGGGGGCAAGGTGGAGCCGGGTGAGACCCCGACCCAGGCGCTGGTGCGTGAGCTGGCTGAGGAGGTCAGCCTCACGGTGCGCCTGGGGACTGAGCTGGTGCCGCCTGCTGGCCGGGCTGCGGCCCCACCGTGCGCGTCTCCCGCCCAGCCGTCGGCTGCTGCATATGGCGACGACGCCCCGGCCTGGCCGGTGACCGCAGGGCTGCGGATGCGGGTGTGGCTGGCCGAGCCGGCTGACCACACCGACACCGGGACGGCAGGAACGAGCCACCAGCTGCTGGAGTGGACCGCCCTGGACGTAGTGACCGGCCTCCCCTGGCTTGAGGCTGACGTCGCAATCATTGACACCCTCTTGGAGGAGCTGGGGCGCCTGCCACGACGTTTTTGA
- a CDS encoding TetR/AcrR family transcriptional regulator gives MPKITGGSLAEHRKRTRSALFESLSELLRQRSFDRITLSDVAAHAGVGRTAVYNHFTDKEDLLLALMDYEAQRYAEELSRALAGTRDPIDRLRVYVRQQALIKPHYHFPTTGPLASSVSRSAASRLRAHGTLLTQMLSSILSEAMAQGLIPQQDPAHVIPLIHATVMGGRPTPSDPQERRAYLDSLDTFVLRAVGAAQPDHEVPRIPSPHGTEAADAPGSQSGQVSGSAAACGAASTAPQGTQAG, from the coding sequence ATGCCGAAGATTACGGGGGGCTCGCTGGCCGAGCACCGCAAGCGCACACGCAGCGCTCTGTTCGAGTCGCTCTCCGAGCTCCTGAGGCAGCGCAGCTTCGACAGGATCACCCTGTCGGACGTGGCCGCCCACGCCGGTGTGGGGCGTACCGCCGTCTACAACCACTTCACGGACAAGGAGGACCTCCTCCTGGCCCTCATGGACTACGAGGCCCAGCGCTACGCCGAGGAGCTCTCCCGCGCGCTGGCGGGCACCAGGGACCCTATCGACCGCCTGCGCGTCTACGTGCGCCAGCAGGCCCTCATCAAGCCTCATTACCACTTCCCCACCACCGGCCCGCTAGCGAGCTCGGTGTCGCGCAGCGCCGCCAGTCGACTGCGGGCGCACGGCACCCTTCTGACCCAGATGCTCTCCTCCATCCTGTCCGAGGCGATGGCGCAGGGTCTCATCCCCCAGCAGGACCCAGCCCACGTCATTCCCCTTATCCACGCCACGGTCATGGGCGGGCGCCCCACCCCCTCCGACCCGCAGGAGCGCCGCGCCTACCTGGACTCCCTGGACACCTTCGTGCTGCGTGCGGTGGGGGCGGCCCAGCCTGACCACGAGGTCCCGCGTATCCCCAGCCCGCACGGGACCGAGGCCGCTGACGCCCCCGGTAGCCAGAGCGGTCAGGTGAGCGGGTCCGCAGCAGCCTGCGGAGCCGCCTCCACAGCGCCCCAGGGGACTCAGGCAGGCTGA
- a CDS encoding M50 family metallopeptidase → MTLSRSVSWNSLADRLVDRLVDHAVPDGTPAMTVLWVALVVLAVVLTWPPARRWGRTLVTIVHEAGHAGVGVLVGRRFLGFVVDRDLSGHAVTSGPVRGPGRVLTTWAGYPAPAVLGALVALAALRGWAGPVLVAAVVVMVVLLVMSRSVRTAGLVILVGLLAAALWWWGGPWRAGVVAGTGMAMLVGAWDSLRDVAGTRDPGQDHRTLAQLTPLPAGAWLATWFLVDAAATAAVVLAVRDLWQVPAL, encoded by the coding sequence GTGACCCTGAGCCGGAGTGTGTCCTGGAACAGTCTTGCTGACCGTCTTGTTGACCGTCTTGTCGACCACGCTGTCCCTGACGGCACCCCTGCCATGACCGTCCTGTGGGTGGCGCTGGTGGTGCTGGCTGTCGTCCTGACCTGGCCACCTGCCCGGCGCTGGGGCCGTACCCTGGTGACGATCGTCCACGAGGCAGGGCACGCGGGCGTGGGTGTCCTGGTCGGGCGGCGATTCCTGGGCTTCGTGGTGGACAGGGACCTATCGGGGCACGCGGTGACCAGCGGCCCGGTGCGGGGGCCCGGACGGGTGCTGACCACCTGGGCCGGGTACCCCGCCCCGGCGGTGCTGGGTGCGCTCGTGGCCCTGGCGGCGTTGCGCGGCTGGGCCGGGCCGGTCCTGGTGGCTGCAGTGGTGGTCATGGTGGTCCTGCTGGTGATGTCACGCTCCGTACGCACGGCTGGTCTCGTGATCCTGGTCGGGCTCCTGGCAGCGGCGCTGTGGTGGTGGGGAGGACCGTGGCGTGCGGGCGTCGTGGCGGGCACGGGGATGGCCATGCTCGTGGGGGCCTGGGACTCCCTGCGCGACGTCGCTGGCACCCGTGACCCGGGCCAGGACCACCGCACGCTGGCGCAGCTGACCCCGCTGCCCGCGGGGGCGTGGCTGGCGACGTGGTTCCTGGTGGACGCGGCGGCCACCGCGGCCGTCGTGCTTGCGGTGCGGGACCTGTGGCAGGTTCCGGCGCTGTGA
- a CDS encoding sugar ABC transporter substrate-binding protein, producing MMISRRRLGRYAAALTMTTAVTAVLAACTGDGEDSGTEAGEDGLTLMISSSGEAETSAVRDALTSFTEDTGVAVRLLPATDLDQELSQSLASDSPVDVFYLDPHQLVSYADAGALHAYGDQLPAAGDYYPSLVANATYRGEVYGAPRGLSTLALFLNTELWEAAGLTPQDYPATWAELETTAAALAAGGTAGLVLTPDYATADAFMAQAGGGLVDSSDSAEGVTVTADSQASVAGLSQMKALVDSGAAVLSSSLDEGSGGDVFAQGQAGMTIAGYGLVSVLEADYPELGFTVIELPEGSAGRATVQQAAFYGVAEGSARKEDALRLVEHLTSAGVQVELAATQGLVPSVRSAADQWAGEDPVSVAFVAGAEHAVYAPLGDGVAEVLQGFEDQLASLADTEPEAILGPLQVNLEAATA from the coding sequence ATGATGATCTCTCGCCGCCGCCTCGGCAGGTACGCCGCGGCCCTCACCATGACCACGGCTGTTACCGCCGTGCTGGCAGCGTGCACGGGGGACGGTGAGGACTCCGGCACCGAGGCGGGCGAGGACGGCCTCACCCTTATGATCTCCTCCTCCGGCGAGGCGGAGACCTCCGCCGTGCGTGACGCCCTGACCTCCTTCACCGAGGACACCGGTGTGGCCGTGAGGCTCCTGCCAGCCACGGACCTGGACCAGGAGCTCTCCCAGAGCCTGGCCTCTGACTCCCCGGTCGACGTGTTCTACCTGGACCCCCACCAGCTGGTCTCCTACGCGGACGCAGGTGCCCTGCACGCCTACGGGGACCAGCTGCCCGCAGCCGGTGACTACTACCCGTCCCTGGTGGCCAACGCGACCTACCGGGGGGAGGTCTACGGCGCCCCGAGGGGCTTGTCCACCCTGGCACTGTTCCTTAACACCGAGCTGTGGGAGGCGGCGGGGCTGACACCGCAGGACTACCCTGCCACCTGGGCCGAGCTCGAGACGACGGCGGCCGCGCTCGCCGCTGGCGGCACGGCTGGCCTGGTCCTGACTCCCGACTACGCCACTGCGGACGCCTTCATGGCTCAGGCAGGCGGCGGGCTGGTGGACAGCTCCGACAGTGCCGAGGGGGTCACGGTGACCGCGGACTCACAGGCCTCCGTGGCGGGGCTGTCCCAGATGAAGGCCCTGGTGGACTCCGGCGCCGCAGTGCTGTCCTCCTCCCTGGACGAGGGCTCGGGTGGTGACGTCTTCGCCCAGGGGCAGGCCGGGATGACCATAGCGGGCTACGGGCTGGTAAGTGTGCTGGAGGCCGACTACCCGGAGCTCGGATTTACTGTCATCGAGCTGCCTGAGGGGAGCGCGGGTCGGGCGACGGTCCAGCAGGCGGCCTTCTACGGCGTGGCCGAGGGCTCGGCCAGGAAGGAGGACGCGCTGCGGCTGGTGGAGCACCTGACCTCGGCCGGTGTCCAGGTGGAGCTTGCCGCGACCCAGGGGCTGGTCCCCTCGGTGAGGTCAGCGGCCGACCAGTGGGCGGGTGAGGACCCGGTGTCCGTCGCCTTCGTTGCTGGTGCGGAGCACGCTGTCTACGCCCCGCTGGGTGACGGCGTGGCGGAGGTCCTGCAGGGCTTCGAGGACCAGCTGGCCTCGCTGGCGGACACTGAGCCCGAGGCCATTCTGGGGCCGCTCCAGGTCAACCTGGAGGCTGCGACCGCCTGA
- a CDS encoding TM2 domain-containing protein — MTSSSPYDIAGPQPDDAAWYPGYPGGGSAASGSSGAAVSGSSAADPASVVGPAVSSGPAAGTGNAAAWPAGYTQASTHPYPQDGAASPGGYQQPGYSQSGAAYPGGYPLAGYYQAPGQVSGGAYPGAYPQPVVHGPQYLAYPVGKSKVAAGVLGILFGWLGVHNFYLGYGGKGAGQLCLTICGLLTLILGIGFLIIMGTSIWGLIEGIMILSSPSGTRPWGMDAQGVP, encoded by the coding sequence ATGACATCGTCCAGTCCTTACGATATCGCCGGTCCCCAGCCTGACGACGCGGCCTGGTACCCGGGGTACCCAGGTGGCGGTAGTGCCGCTTCGGGGAGCAGTGGCGCTGCCGTCTCCGGCTCGTCTGCTGCCGACCCGGCCTCGGTCGTGGGGCCGGCGGTCTCCAGCGGTCCGGCAGCCGGGACTGGTAACGCCGCGGCCTGGCCAGCGGGCTATACGCAGGCGAGCACCCACCCCTATCCGCAGGATGGCGCGGCCTCTCCCGGTGGCTACCAGCAGCCCGGCTACTCCCAGTCCGGCGCCGCCTACCCGGGCGGTTATCCCCTGGCCGGGTACTACCAAGCCCCCGGCCAGGTTTCCGGGGGCGCCTACCCGGGTGCCTACCCGCAACCTGTCGTCCACGGCCCGCAGTACCTGGCCTACCCGGTGGGCAAGTCGAAGGTCGCCGCGGGTGTCCTCGGCATCCTCTTCGGGTGGCTGGGGGTCCACAACTTCTACCTCGGGTACGGGGGCAAGGGTGCTGGTCAGCTGTGCCTGACGATCTGTGGCCTCCTCACCCTGATCCTCGGCATCGGTTTCTTGATCATCATGGGGACGAGCATCTGGGGACTGATCGAGGGGATCATGATCCTGTCCTCCCCCTCTGGGACGCGGCCCTGGGGCATGGACGCCCAGGGAGTCCCCTGA
- a CDS encoding ABC-ATPase domain-containing protein gives MRDAAALGRVVAQMDGQSYGAYKRLAGSYQLGPFHLDIDHVQVDPYAPPSRMRLSASPAQTRLPARLARDALTRTAVADFLLRRLAQAARRLAPRPTGTGSSGIVTTGEPGQEVLERTSIVVTPEGGGARVEARLEVGLPASGRRIRGREAARLLTDVLLQLAEETLVYTNLGHQAQDAMDAHVELAHDQDYIRSSLPQRGLVAFVGDGAVLPRRSGDSDLPLTGATVVPFASPPSLRTAFDLPSGRRIEGMGIPEGVTVIIGGGYHGKSTLLRALERGVYPHVAGDGREWVVTRPDAVTVRAEDGRAVTGVDISPFISNLPSGTDTRFFSTTNASGSTSQAANLVEAVDAGASVLLIDEDTSATNFMIRDEQMRAVIPVDQEPITPFVERVRPLLTERGVSTVLVAGGSGAFFDVADHVIAVNHYRPSDVTREAREVAGAASGSSRAAAGAALPAPGARRSVTLGRSGGKPAKVRGRGSILYGGDTIDLAAVPQLVDAAQTQAVAWALDRLPGLLDRAASLPGGTSRPTTLSEAVDAVLRRIDRDGLDWLSPYRGHPGHLTRPRRHELHAAVNRYRRLDARQ, from the coding sequence ATGCGTGACGCAGCAGCTCTGGGGCGCGTAGTCGCCCAGATGGACGGTCAGAGCTACGGCGCATACAAGCGCCTTGCCGGCAGCTACCAGCTGGGTCCGTTCCATCTCGACATCGATCACGTCCAGGTGGACCCGTACGCGCCACCGTCGCGCATGAGGCTGTCCGCGTCCCCGGCGCAGACGCGCTTGCCTGCCCGGCTTGCACGCGACGCGCTGACACGAACTGCCGTGGCCGACTTCCTTCTGCGTCGGCTCGCGCAGGCTGCCCGTCGGCTGGCCCCGAGGCCGACCGGTACCGGAAGCAGCGGTATCGTCACCACGGGGGAGCCCGGTCAGGAGGTTCTGGAACGCACCAGCATCGTGGTCACCCCTGAGGGCGGCGGTGCCCGGGTCGAGGCCCGCCTTGAGGTGGGGCTGCCGGCCTCCGGCCGCAGGATCCGTGGTCGCGAGGCTGCGAGGCTCCTCACCGATGTGCTGCTTCAGCTGGCTGAGGAGACGCTGGTCTATACCAACCTCGGCCACCAGGCTCAGGACGCCATGGACGCTCACGTCGAGCTTGCGCACGATCAGGACTACATCCGCTCCTCGCTGCCCCAGCGAGGCCTGGTCGCGTTCGTCGGGGACGGGGCGGTGCTGCCGCGTCGTTCCGGTGACTCCGATCTTCCCCTGACTGGGGCCACCGTAGTCCCGTTCGCTAGTCCTCCCAGCCTGCGCACTGCCTTTGACCTGCCCAGCGGGCGACGTATCGAGGGTATGGGGATCCCCGAGGGGGTCACCGTCATCATCGGCGGTGGCTACCACGGTAAGTCCACCTTGCTGCGGGCGCTTGAGCGTGGTGTCTACCCCCACGTGGCCGGTGACGGGCGCGAGTGGGTTGTCACCCGTCCCGATGCTGTCACGGTGCGGGCTGAGGACGGACGTGCTGTTACGGGAGTCGATATCTCCCCGTTCATCTCTAACCTGCCCTCTGGCACTGACACGCGGTTCTTTAGCACCACTAACGCCAGCGGCTCCACCTCGCAGGCGGCCAACCTCGTTGAGGCCGTTGACGCCGGAGCCTCGGTGCTACTCATTGATGAGGACACCTCTGCTACGAACTTCATGATCCGTGACGAGCAGATGCGAGCCGTCATCCCGGTGGACCAGGAGCCCATCACACCGTTCGTCGAGCGTGTGCGCCCCCTGCTCACGGAGCGCGGTGTGTCCACCGTCCTTGTCGCTGGAGGGTCGGGAGCCTTTTTTGACGTCGCCGACCACGTGATCGCGGTCAACCACTACAGGCCCAGCGATGTCACACGAGAAGCCCGTGAGGTGGCCGGGGCCGCTTCTGGCTCCTCTCGTGCTGCAGCGGGTGCGGCTCTTCCCGCCCCGGGGGCCCGGCGGTCAGTCACCTTGGGACGCAGTGGTGGAAAGCCAGCCAAGGTCCGTGGCCGAGGCAGCATCCTCTACGGTGGCGACACCATTGACCTTGCTGCGGTTCCACAGCTGGTTGACGCGGCCCAGACCCAGGCTGTGGCCTGGGCGCTGGACCGTCTGCCGGGGCTGCTGGACCGGGCAGCCAGTCTGCCCGGGGGGACAAGCCGTCCAACAACCTTGTCCGAGGCTGTTGACGCCGTGTTGCGTCGTATTGATCGTGACGGGCTCGACTGGCTCTCACCCTACCGGGGACACCCGGGACACCTCACCCGCCCTCGCCGTCACGAGCTCCATGCGGCGGTCAACCGCTACCGCAGGCTAGACGCTAGGCAGTGA
- a CDS encoding 3'-5' exonuclease yields the protein MPFFHRPPHDRGPLRPRLPAPSPGNPPSQGGDRPCAGSTSPSLSTSASHVPASLCAPVSPVPPSANTLSRAPSDALTETELRAAAQVGYAVIDLETTGLSPVSDTILEVAVVLTDPSGCTQTSWSTLINPGRGTDVGPTHIHGLIAQDLLDAPSLDEVADRLARDLAGRAVVAHNARFDVGFLTQALGRRRLLDPGAPIPRVCTMEWSRHFMATPSRRLTTCCEVAGVEIGRHHSALDDARAAAGLLRHYMSVGRARGEEPVAWTRSLVDAWRFTGWHWDDERAQGADERLVTRQRPGALR from the coding sequence ATGCCCTTCTTCCACCGCCCGCCCCACGACCGGGGACCCCTGCGGCCGCGGCTCCCCGCTCCCTCTCCCGGCAACCCTCCGTCTCAGGGGGGCGACCGTCCTTGCGCGGGCAGCACGTCCCCCTCGCTCAGCACCTCGGCCTCCCACGTACCAGCGTCCCTCTGCGCCCCGGTCTCCCCCGTACCGCCGTCAGCCAACACCCTGTCCAGAGCACCCAGCGATGCACTGACTGAGACTGAGCTGCGAGCCGCCGCCCAGGTCGGCTACGCCGTCATCGACCTGGAGACCACCGGCTTGTCCCCCGTGTCTGACACGATCCTGGAGGTCGCCGTCGTCCTCACTGATCCCAGTGGCTGTACACAGACCAGCTGGTCCACGCTCATCAACCCAGGCCGTGGCACGGACGTCGGACCCACTCACATCCACGGCCTGATAGCGCAGGACCTCCTGGACGCCCCCAGCCTCGACGAGGTCGCCGACCGGCTGGCCCGCGACCTGGCAGGACGCGCGGTCGTTGCCCACAACGCTCGCTTCGACGTCGGCTTCCTCACCCAGGCCCTGGGGCGCCGTCGCCTCCTGGACCCCGGAGCACCCATCCCACGCGTGTGCACCATGGAGTGGTCACGCCACTTCATGGCGACCCCCTCACGCCGTCTGACCACCTGCTGCGAGGTGGCCGGGGTGGAGATCGGCAGGCATCACTCGGCGCTGGACGACGCCCGGGCCGCTGCGGGTCTGCTGCGCCACTACATGAGCGTAGGCCGCGCGCGCGGTGAGGAGCCGGTGGCCTGGACCAGGTCCCTGGTGGACGCCTGGCGCTTTACCGGGTGGCACTGGGACGACGAGCGCGCCCAGGGCGCAGACGAGCGGCTTGTCACCCGCCAACGCCCCGGCGCCCTGCGCTAG
- a CDS encoding helix-turn-helix domain-containing protein — protein sequence MTTTHAPRNSSDPGAGAESAMPAITSLTAPASHAGAGVGDLEVVVPDLGSTVRWFQHGYPSPLARWHHHPEIEFHLIRSGSGQLLAGDQAISFRAGHVSLMGPNLPHNWLSDLGPQEVLPSRDVLCQVHPQRLAEAATHMPELISVQELAHRARRGVILSGPSAEHAARVLVGMEQQSRLRRMASLLELVDIFLQAPPGQWHPIVAEGYVPSLDDETTHRVNTVLDYIEHNLDGEVSMTQAARMVAMSSSAFSRFFRATAGLTFSDLVRRRRIARACHLLRSTDLPVSRVSAMSGYTNLANFNRRFRTETGTTPTAYRRGASLPEGAASP from the coding sequence ATGACGACGACGCACGCACCGCGCAACAGCTCCGACCCCGGCGCAGGGGCCGAGTCGGCCATGCCCGCCATCACCTCCCTGACCGCCCCGGCCTCGCACGCCGGAGCGGGCGTAGGGGATCTGGAGGTGGTCGTCCCCGACCTCGGGTCAACCGTACGCTGGTTCCAGCACGGCTACCCCAGTCCCCTGGCACGCTGGCACCACCACCCGGAGATCGAGTTCCACCTTATCCGCAGCGGATCCGGCCAGCTGCTGGCCGGGGACCAGGCCATCAGCTTCCGTGCCGGGCACGTCTCGCTCATGGGACCGAACCTGCCTCACAACTGGCTGTCCGACCTGGGACCGCAGGAGGTCCTGCCCAGCCGCGACGTCCTGTGCCAGGTCCACCCGCAGCGGCTGGCCGAGGCGGCCACCCACATGCCCGAGCTGATCAGCGTGCAGGAGCTGGCGCACCGTGCCCGGCGTGGTGTCATCCTCAGCGGCCCCAGCGCCGAGCACGCGGCGCGGGTCCTGGTGGGCATGGAGCAGCAGTCCCGACTGAGGCGGATGGCCTCTCTTCTGGAGCTGGTCGACATCTTCCTCCAGGCACCGCCCGGCCAGTGGCACCCGATCGTGGCCGAGGGCTATGTACCCAGCCTGGACGACGAGACCACGCACCGGGTCAACACGGTCCTGGACTACATCGAGCACAACCTGGACGGGGAGGTGAGCATGACCCAGGCGGCCCGCATGGTCGCCATGAGCTCCTCCGCCTTCTCCCGGTTCTTCCGCGCCACAGCCGGGCTGACCTTCTCCGACCTCGTGAGACGGCGCCGGATCGCCCGGGCCTGCCACCTGCTGCGGTCCACGGACCTGCCGGTGTCCCGGGTCAGCGCGATGAGCGGGTACACCAACCTCGCCAACTTCAACCGGCGCTTCCGCACCGAGACTGGCACCACGCCCACGGCCTACAGGCGCGGCGCCAGTCTCCCAGAAGGCGCAGCCTCCCCGTAG
- a CDS encoding NAD(P)-dependent alcohol dehydrogenase yields MTTQTPAPSATTGPRAALKAVVLERQHEISVREVPGNLVCGPGQLRIAPHTVGICGSDVHYYTHGRIGRYVVEAPMILGHEASGTVVEVGEGVTDFAVGDRVAMEPGVPDMSSRASRAGMYNVDPAVSFWATPPVDGCLVEEVIHPAAFTYHLPDQVSFGEGALLEPLAVGMHAATKASIHPGDVAVVTGCGTVGMLTAAAALAGGASTAIVSDVSPVKLEMASQVPGVVPVDLRSQRLLDVVQERTGGWGADVVFEASGHPSAYEDLWQLGAPGNRTVLVGIPVDPVSVDVTEVQARETTIETVFRYANVYQRAIDLVAAGKINLTPFITETFPMERAKEVFDRVAEGRPGDVKLQITVG; encoded by the coding sequence ATGACAACCCAGACACCTGCACCCTCGGCGACGACCGGGCCGCGCGCCGCCCTCAAGGCCGTCGTCCTGGAGCGTCAGCACGAGATCAGCGTCCGCGAGGTCCCAGGCAACCTTGTCTGCGGCCCCGGCCAGCTGCGTATCGCCCCGCACACCGTGGGCATCTGCGGCTCCGACGTCCACTACTACACCCACGGCCGGATCGGCCGCTACGTGGTCGAGGCTCCTATGATCCTGGGCCATGAGGCCTCTGGCACCGTTGTCGAAGTCGGCGAGGGCGTCACGGACTTCGCCGTCGGCGACCGCGTGGCCATGGAACCCGGTGTGCCCGACATGAGCTCGCGCGCCTCCCGCGCGGGCATGTACAACGTGGACCCGGCGGTCTCCTTCTGGGCCACGCCCCCGGTGGACGGCTGCCTGGTGGAGGAGGTCATCCACCCGGCCGCCTTCACCTACCACCTGCCCGACCAGGTCTCCTTCGGCGAGGGCGCGCTCCTGGAGCCGCTGGCCGTGGGGATGCACGCCGCGACCAAGGCCTCCATCCACCCCGGCGACGTCGCCGTGGTCACCGGCTGCGGCACGGTCGGCATGCTGACCGCCGCGGCTGCCCTGGCAGGCGGCGCCTCCACGGCCATCGTCTCCGACGTCTCCCCGGTCAAGCTGGAGATGGCCTCACAGGTTCCCGGGGTGGTTCCCGTAGACCTGCGCTCCCAGCGGCTGCTCGACGTCGTCCAGGAGCGTACCGGGGGCTGGGGCGCCGACGTCGTCTTCGAGGCCTCCGGGCACCCCTCCGCCTACGAGGACCTGTGGCAGCTGGGGGCACCAGGCAACCGCACGGTTCTGGTGGGCATCCCCGTAGACCCCGTCAGTGTCGACGTCACCGAGGTCCAGGCCCGCGAGACCACCATTGAGACAGTCTTCCGCTACGCCAACGTCTACCAGCGCGCGATCGACCTGGTCGCTGCCGGGAAGATCAACCTGACGCCCTTCATCACCGAGACCTTCCCGATGGAGCGCGCCAAGGAGGTGTTCGACCGAGTGGCCGAGGGACGTCCCGGCGACGTCAAGCTCCAGATCACCGTCGGCTGA
- a CDS encoding serine hydrolase domain-containing protein codes for MNPGMTDSSSQAPGPALGPCSPVLTGSGARAALPALDALGFPFALVLTQGGRILVEAGEVDTVFPFASVTKPIVAWSALVAAERGMLDLDAGLDLAALDALVSDDPVAAAAAAGGHEPGQAGTGGGGPKPLQGDSAPANPARLAPTGLAPTARHLLAHASGVAPDSADLLAAPGSRRIYSNRGYELLGRVLAEATAMPVSAWVETSVLEPLGMASVMVEGSAAHSGEGTARDLALFAAELAAPRLISSGLAREACQPAFPGLDGVLPGYGRQSPNDFGLGLEVRGRKHPHWTGAANSPQTFGHFGQSGSFLWVDPVAGRQAVFLGSKPFGAVHQEVWPRLSDQVLGLTDVASVRF; via the coding sequence ATGAATCCGGGCATGACCGACTCCTCCAGCCAAGCCCCCGGCCCTGCGCTAGGTCCGTGCTCCCCGGTCCTGACCGGCTCCGGGGCGCGGGCCGCCCTGCCTGCCCTGGACGCCCTCGGCTTTCCCTTCGCGCTGGTCCTCACCCAGGGCGGGCGTATCCTCGTCGAGGCGGGTGAGGTGGACACGGTCTTCCCCTTCGCCTCGGTGACCAAGCCGATCGTGGCGTGGTCGGCCCTGGTGGCGGCCGAGCGGGGCATGCTGGACCTGGACGCAGGCCTGGACCTGGCTGCCCTGGACGCCCTGGTCAGCGACGACCCCGTTGCCGCAGCAGCGGCTGCGGGCGGGCACGAGCCAGGCCAGGCCGGGACCGGTGGGGGAGGTCCCAAGCCCCTCCAGGGCGACTCTGCTCCGGCGAACCCCGCCCGCCTCGCCCCGACAGGCCTCGCCCCCACAGCCCGTCACCTGCTGGCCCACGCCTCGGGAGTCGCCCCGGACAGCGCGGACCTTCTGGCTGCCCCCGGCTCCCGGCGCATCTACTCCAACCGGGGCTACGAGCTCCTGGGGCGGGTGCTGGCGGAGGCCACCGCCATGCCGGTGTCGGCGTGGGTGGAGACCTCGGTGCTGGAGCCGCTGGGGATGGCCAGCGTCATGGTGGAGGGCTCCGCCGCGCACTCCGGTGAGGGAACCGCCCGGGACCTGGCGCTGTTCGCGGCCGAGCTGGCGGCGCCCCGGCTGATCTCTTCCGGGCTCGCGCGTGAGGCCTGCCAGCCGGCCTTCCCCGGGCTCGACGGCGTCCTGCCCGGGTATGGCCGCCAGTCGCCCAACGACTTCGGGCTGGGACTGGAGGTCCGGGGGCGCAAGCACCCGCACTGGACCGGTGCCGCGAACAGTCCGCAGACTTTCGGGCACTTCGGGCAGTCGGGATCCTTCCTCTGGGTGGACCCGGTGGCGGGTCGGCAGGCGGTGTTCCTGGGGAGCAAGCCGTTCGGGGCGGTGCACCAGGAGGTCTGGCCGAGGCTCAGTGACCAGGTGCTGGGGCTGACGGACGTGGCCTCGGTGCGGTTCTGA